GGAAGGAGGCGGAGGATTGCGCAGGCGCAGCTCAGCTGAGTTCGGCCTCGACTCCTGGCGGCCCATCGCATTCCGTGGCCAGTCGCAGCGCGAGACGGTTAGCCAGTGCGGACCACCTCTCTCttgacttaaataaaaaaaacaaaaaaaaaaaacttgaaaaactttcataaataaatagaaaaaacaaacattttttttcccgTTGCCACTTGTTTTGCACACAAATTagttgtgttttgtgttttgttgaTTGAAATTGAGACCATAGAGGCGACACCATGATTGCAACATGGGCAGTGCATCCAGCCCCCACGACGGATCCCATTAACACTAGcaatcaacaacaacacaacaacaacaacaacaacaacaatgaagTGCCACCaatcaaataataacaacacgCCCGATTACAACTTTCTGAAGCGCAAGTACCAAGATGATCGGAAGATCTGGTCTTGGGCCAGGACTACGAGCCCATCGAGACGAATCCCTGGAAGAAGCGGCACCTGGAGTACGATGTCCCCGGCGACCTGCAGTTCCACTTGCAACtggagcagcagcggcagcagcagcagcagtaggaGTAGCAAGCCAGCACCTGCCCCAGTCACAGCGTCCTTCATCAACGATCTGTTTGCCTACGATGGCAGTCTCCTGGTGGCCCGCCCCTGCCGTCGGCTACTCCCACTGTCCGCCCTCGAGCAGTGTTCCCCTGGAGGACACTGGCGGCTGGACGGGCGGCGAACTGCTCGAGCTGGACCATCGCTACAACTCGGTCTGCAGGCGGAGCTGGGCCGCTGAATGCCACtttgccgccgccgccaccgcgcCGCCAGAAACACAAAACCACATCAGCTCAGCCACAACAAAGCCCACTTAATCCCAGCCAGAGTAGCAATGCGaaccaaaatcaaaacttttggTCCCACagaaagcagcagcagcagcaacagcagcagcagcagcagcagcggatATTGTCGGCTGGGCGACGCACTTCGTCCGGTTCGGAGGCCACCGGCGAGGCGGACTTCGAGGTTCAAGAACCTGTCCTGGCTGCTCAACTTCAAGTTCGACGAGTTCCGCACCTGTCGCCGCACAGTCAAGCCCAGGCAGTCGTCCATCTGCCCGAGGGCagtgctcctgctcctgctctcTGCTCCCGCCCCTCAAATCCTCCCACGGTGTCCTGCAGTTCCGCCTCGCCCACATCCAGCCTCCGTATCcgccgcatccgcatccgccaCCAACTCGAATCACTCGGGATCGGGTTTAATGGATCCACGGGCCAGATCGCCCAAGAGCAGCTGCGCCAACGGGTCAATGGCAACGGGAGGAGGAGCACCAGCTCCATTGGGCGGCCCCACCAAAGCGGGACGCAAGTTCGAGGAGCTGGTCATGGAGGTCACCTCGGAGCTGGACGGCAGCGACATGATCGTCGCCGAGCACGTTGTCGTCGAGGACACCTCTTCCAAGGCGTGAGTACCAAAAAGTAgtataagtaaaaatagaaacatTTCATGTGTAGCATTTAAATTCATGTGGAAAATAATGCAACTAAATagttcctttttaattaatatgaaatatttaatttaaatatggtcttattttaaattacattttagatattaaaatcaattccaaacaatatttcatatttaaaatacctaAAACCGCTATGGATttaaatcaaagcgaaaaaatatttgaactgagtatgaaatttttaattttctacgTTTTTTTATACCactgaatataaatatatatatatcatataactaatagacatatattttaatgaccgattaacatacaaaattgttatttaaactatatttatagTTGTTTAAACGAACATTTTTTGATTCAATGTTTGCAATTTCTTCTATCATAACGATTTAAAAGCCACGTGATTTATTCAATAACTTGTTAGTTAACAAAAGCTATTAAACGAATTGATTTATTACGAAATGAATGATTTCGAAAGCtgtaaacaaactaaaaattaagCGCACAgccattaattttgtttaaattttcatattcaatttatttaagctgcaaattaattaaagcaagTTTAAAGGCAGAATGTCATgatacatttattaatattgcttttatttttattttggcttagactttatttttatttattttgtaaaacctTTATTCCAAtttgttaacattttcatatataatttgttttaatctgCAATAAATTAGAGCTAGTTGAAAGGCTGATACTTGATTAATTATGGCACATATTTTGATTTGGCCTTAGATTTAATCCACAGTCCCTTTTAAATGGAGTatgtttttacatattttctaATACTTTGTATTACCTTTATTCCAATTTGTGCGTTCACCATTTGCTTGTGCCGCCGTCCTCCATCGATGCCACCGACGATGAATTCCACCCACCCCACTGCTTCGGCGAACGAATGAACGAATGAACGGATGAACCACCCACCATGCAACCACCCACCATTGGACCACCCACAAAAACGTTTGTGAAACCCGAAACCAACCACCGCAAAACAGCAGGCCAAGAAACCACCGTTCACCTACACGGAGCTCATCGAATACGCCCTCGA
The DNA window shown above is from Drosophila gunungcola strain Sukarami unplaced genomic scaffold, Dgunungcola_SK_2 000220F, whole genome shotgun sequence and carries:
- the LOC128266003 gene encoding LOW QUALITY PROTEIN: probable serine/threonine-protein kinase yakA (The sequence of the model RefSeq protein was modified relative to this genomic sequence to represent the inferred CDS: inserted 3 bases in 2 codons; deleted 7 bases in 6 codons), whose amino-acid sequence is MIATWAVHPAPTTDPINTSNQQQHNNNNTTTMKCHQSNNNNTPDYNFLKRKYQDSEDLVLGQDYEPIETNPWKKRHLEYDVPGDLQFHLQLEQSGSSSSSRSSKPAPAPVTASFINDLFAYDGSLLVPAPAVGYSHCPPSSSVPLEDTGGWTGGELLELDHRYNSVCRRSXGPLNATLPPPPPRRQKHKTTSAQPQQSPLNPSQSSNANQNQNFWSHRKQQQQQQQQQQQQRILSAGRRTSSGSEATGEADFEFKNLSWLLNFKFDEXPHLSPHSQAQAVVHLPEGSAPAPALCSRPSNPPTVSCSSASPTSASVSAASASATNSNHSGSGLMDPRARSPKSSCANGSMATGGGAPAPLGGPTKAGRKFEELVMEVTSELDGSDMIVAEHVVVEDTSSKQAKKPPFTYTELIEYALEDKGELTVSGIYQWISDRFPYYKSNDDRWKNSVRHNLSINPHFRKGVKAPQGAGHLWAISSGDSAENVLAWEHKKQRLDLFFKMESINRERIQQHQQQQQQLQQQQQQQQQQQQQQQHSPQQHATQQQHQAAQQQHATPASSCLYDEAAVAAATLTQEMMSSSGAGGVVSEQIPSQQNHHNHQSHHNHQSHQSHHNHNHNHNHHQRLLPFNDLLSDDELRKTAGQILNGIHREVEVQSVNSIISTYHDVLLDNDYLNPIHKDVVVTESVLRQHHGHLGAGSSNHMGGSGSGNGNGNGHMGGGSSQYYITEIDPMELGIQMSHQVEPSEEEVLFSDEFNLNYFGYSTGSDIVA